In Urechidicola croceus, a single window of DNA contains:
- a CDS encoding polyribonucleotide nucleotidyltransferase, whose translation MIPKVFKEVIDLGDGREISIETGKLAKQAHGSVVVQMGKAMLLCTVVSNYKASPVDFLPLTVDYREKFAAAGKYPGGFFKREARPSDDEILTMRLVDRVLRPLFPKDYHAETQVMIQLMSHDDEVMPDALAGLAASAAIQLSDFPFECPISEVRVARVNGEFIINPSRELLAQADIDMMVGASADSVMMVEGEMDECSEEEMTEAIKFAHEAIKVQCAAQVKLAEAFGKKETREYDLAITDEEIEKAAHDFAYDKVYAIAKAGSAKHERTDAFAEIKEAFKATFSEEELEEKGGLISKYYSKAEKAAIRDLTLNEGLRLDGRKTDEIRPIWCEVDYLPSTHGSSIFTRGETQALATVTLGTSRDANILDSPTFEGEERFYLHYNFPPFSTGEARPLRGTSRREVGHGNLAQRALKGMVPNDCPYTVRVVSEVLESNGSSSMATVCAGTMALMDAGVQLTKPVSGIAMGLISDGERYAVLSDILGDEDHLGDMDFKVTGTADGITACQMDIKIKGLSYEILVNALKQARDGRLHILSKLTDTIPAPNADVKSHSPKMITERIANEFIGALIGPGGKVIQELQKETGCTIVINEDPVTEEGIVEILGTDQTGIDAVLAKIASITFKPKVGSVYEVKVIKILDFGPVVEYVEAPGNEVLVHISELAWERTDKVTDVVNVGDVFDVKYFGKDPKTRKEKVSRKALLEKPEGYVARPPRDNNRGRDNRRDDRKPREKRD comes from the coding sequence ATGATTCCAAAAGTTTTTAAAGAGGTCATAGACCTTGGAGATGGAAGAGAAATTTCTATCGAAACAGGAAAATTAGCAAAACAAGCACATGGTTCTGTAGTTGTTCAAATGGGAAAAGCAATGTTATTATGTACAGTAGTATCTAATTACAAAGCAAGTCCTGTTGATTTCCTACCATTAACTGTTGATTACAGAGAAAAATTTGCAGCAGCCGGAAAATATCCAGGAGGTTTTTTCAAAAGAGAAGCAAGACCAAGTGATGATGAAATATTAACAATGCGTTTAGTGGATCGTGTATTACGTCCATTATTCCCAAAAGATTATCATGCAGAAACACAAGTTATGATTCAATTAATGTCTCATGATGATGAAGTTATGCCTGATGCTTTAGCAGGATTAGCAGCATCTGCTGCAATTCAATTAAGTGATTTTCCATTTGAATGTCCAATTTCAGAGGTAAGAGTTGCACGTGTAAATGGAGAATTTATAATCAATCCAAGTAGAGAATTATTAGCACAAGCTGATATCGATATGATGGTTGGTGCATCAGCCGATTCAGTAATGATGGTTGAAGGTGAAATGGATGAATGTTCTGAAGAAGAAATGACTGAAGCAATTAAGTTTGCACATGAAGCAATTAAAGTTCAATGTGCTGCTCAAGTTAAACTTGCTGAAGCATTTGGAAAGAAAGAAACTCGTGAATATGACTTAGCTATTACTGATGAAGAAATAGAAAAGGCTGCTCATGATTTTGCATATGATAAAGTATACGCTATTGCGAAAGCAGGTAGTGCAAAACATGAACGTACTGATGCATTCGCAGAAATAAAAGAAGCATTTAAAGCAACTTTCTCTGAAGAAGAATTAGAAGAAAAAGGTGGTTTAATTTCAAAATACTACAGTAAAGCTGAAAAAGCTGCAATTAGAGATCTTACTTTAAATGAAGGTTTACGTTTAGATGGAAGAAAAACTGATGAAATCAGACCAATATGGTGTGAGGTAGATTATTTACCTTCTACTCATGGTTCATCAATCTTTACGCGTGGTGAAACTCAAGCATTGGCAACTGTAACTCTTGGAACTTCAAGAGATGCCAATATTTTAGATTCACCAACATTTGAAGGTGAAGAAAGATTTTACTTACACTACAACTTCCCTCCTTTCTCAACTGGTGAGGCAAGACCGTTAAGAGGTACTTCTCGTCGTGAAGTAGGACATGGAAATTTAGCACAGCGTGCATTAAAAGGAATGGTTCCTAATGATTGCCCTTACACTGTAAGAGTAGTATCTGAAGTATTAGAATCTAACGGTTCTTCTTCAATGGCAACAGTTTGTGCTGGAACTATGGCCTTAATGGATGCAGGTGTTCAATTGACTAAACCAGTTTCTGGTATTGCAATGGGATTAATTTCTGACGGTGAGCGTTATGCTGTATTAAGTGATATTTTAGGTGATGAAGATCACTTAGGTGATATGGACTTTAAAGTAACTGGAACTGCTGATGGTATTACTGCTTGTCAAATGGATATTAAGATTAAAGGATTATCATATGAGATTTTAGTAAATGCACTAAAACAAGCTCGTGATGGTCGCTTACATATTTTAAGCAAATTAACCGACACTATTCCAGCACCAAATGCTGATGTAAAATCTCATTCTCCAAAAATGATTACTGAAAGAATTGCTAATGAATTTATTGGCGCTTTAATTGGACCTGGAGGAAAAGTAATTCAAGAATTACAAAAAGAAACAGGGTGTACTATTGTTATCAACGAAGACCCTGTTACAGAAGAAGGAATTGTTGAAATTTTAGGAACAGACCAAACAGGAATTGATGCTGTATTAGCAAAAATTGCCTCAATAACATTTAAACCAAAAGTTGGAAGTGTTTATGAAGTAAAAGTTATTAAAATTCTTGATTTCGGACCTGTAGTAGAATATGTCGAAGCTCCAGGAAACGAAGTATTAGTTCACATTTCTGAATTAGCTTGGGAACGTACAGATAAAGTTACTGACGTTGTAAATGTTGGTGATGTATTTGATGTAAAATACTTTGGTAAAGACCCTAAAACAAGAAAAGAAAAAGTTTCTCGAAAAGCTTTGTTAGAAAAACCTGAAGGTTATGTAGCAAGACCTCCAAGAGATAATAATCGTGGACGCGATAATCGTAGAGATGATAGAAAACCAAGAGAAAAAAGAGATTAA
- a CDS encoding peroxiredoxin family protein, producing MKKVSLFITFITTFFFINGCNSTKKVSTTVAKTIPYFTFTTLDNQNFTKDSFDKKRTKLILYFNSECEHCQKQGDWLSKEIESFKDLELVFISFEEIDAIKKFRDSYNFNQENLTFLQDTRLTFSYKFGVDTFPSILIYSKNGKLIKAFEGETKPNKIFEFIK from the coding sequence ATGAAAAAGGTAAGTTTATTTATCACATTTATTACTACCTTTTTTTTTATTAATGGTTGTAATTCTACAAAAAAAGTAAGTACAACTGTTGCTAAAACAATTCCGTATTTTACGTTCACCACTTTGGATAATCAAAATTTCACTAAAGATAGTTTTGATAAAAAAAGAACAAAGCTTATTCTTTATTTTAATTCAGAATGTGAACATTGTCAAAAGCAGGGAGATTGGCTGTCAAAAGAAATTGAATCATTTAAAGATTTAGAACTTGTATTTATATCATTTGAAGAAATCGATGCAATAAAAAAATTTAGAGATTCTTATAATTTCAATCAAGAAAATTTAACATTTTTACAAGATACTAGACTTACTTTTTCATATAAATTTGGAGTAGATACGTTTCCAAGTATCTTAATTTACTCAAAAAATGGAAAATTAATTAAAGCATTTGAAGGCGAAACTAAGCCAAATAAAATATTTGAATTTATAAAATAA
- the accD gene encoding acetyl-CoA carboxylase, carboxyltransferase subunit beta: MSSWFKRKDKGIQTPTEEKKDVPKGLWHKTPSGKVVDADELKENYYVSPEDGYHMRVGSNEYFEILFDDNKFLELNPKLTSKDPLKFEDSKKYTDRLKAAKEKTKLNDAVRTAVGKSFGNDIVIACMDFSFIGGSMGSVVGEKIARAADYSLKNNIPLMIISKSGGARMMEAALSLMQLAKTSAKLAQLADAGIPYISLCTDPTTGGTTASFAMLGDINISEPGALIAFAGPRVVKDTTGKELPDGFQKAEFVLEHGFLDKIVERKNLKKQVNLYLDLILNQPVRV, encoded by the coding sequence ATGTCATCTTGGTTTAAAAGAAAAGACAAAGGAATTCAAACTCCTACAGAAGAAAAAAAAGACGTACCAAAAGGGTTATGGCACAAAACTCCAAGCGGAAAAGTTGTTGATGCTGATGAACTTAAGGAGAATTATTATGTGAGTCCAGAAGATGGTTATCACATGAGAGTTGGAAGTAACGAGTATTTTGAAATACTATTTGACGATAATAAATTTCTAGAATTAAACCCAAAACTTACTTCAAAAGACCCATTAAAATTTGAAGATAGTAAGAAATATACTGACCGTTTAAAAGCAGCAAAAGAAAAAACAAAATTAAATGATGCTGTTCGAACTGCTGTTGGAAAATCATTTGGAAATGATATTGTTATAGCTTGTATGGATTTCTCTTTTATTGGAGGTTCTATGGGAAGTGTTGTTGGTGAAAAAATAGCCAGAGCAGCAGACTATTCATTAAAAAACAACATTCCATTAATGATTATTTCAAAATCTGGAGGTGCACGTATGATGGAAGCAGCATTATCTTTAATGCAATTAGCAAAAACATCAGCCAAATTGGCTCAACTTGCCGATGCAGGAATCCCTTACATTTCTTTATGTACTGATCCAACAACAGGAGGAACTACTGCTTCATTCGCAATGTTAGGAGATATTAATATTTCTGAACCTGGAGCATTAATTGCTTTTGCAGGACCACGTGTTGTAAAAGACACAACAGGAAAGGAATTACCAGACGGATTTCAAAAAGCAGAATTTGTTCTTGAACATGGATTTTTAGATAAAATTGTTGAGCGTAAAAACCTAAAAAAACAAGTTAATTTATATCTTGACTTGATTTTAAATCAGCCAGTAAGAGTTTAA
- a CDS encoding mechanosensitive ion channel family protein, with protein sequence MIPFLDIKTDILTAFQGVFDDIVAGMPTVVGFIIFIIIAWLLIKILLYVLRKALSKTNIDKWSEKLSETEIFGSTTINIVLTKIILGVVKWSLILIFVLAGSGIFGLDSVANGIQSFIAYLPSLLSALAILVGGIYLGTVVKNAINSMFKSLEISGGNLVGNIAFYLIVIFLSITAFDQAGVDTSVIKSNLTLIIGSILLAFTIAFGLGSRNVIERLLLGFYSRKNLMIGQRVKIGDDEGVIESIDNICLVLNSSDGKFVFPIKEVNEKVIQVLDDN encoded by the coding sequence ATGATACCATTTTTAGATATTAAAACAGATATTCTAACTGCATTTCAAGGTGTTTTTGATGATATAGTAGCAGGAATGCCTACCGTAGTAGGTTTTATAATATTTATTATTATAGCTTGGTTACTTATAAAGATATTACTTTATGTTTTGAGAAAGGCATTAAGTAAGACTAATATTGATAAATGGTCAGAGAAATTAAGTGAAACGGAAATATTTGGTAGCACAACTATTAATATTGTTTTAACCAAAATTATTTTAGGTGTTGTAAAATGGTCACTAATATTAATTTTTGTTCTAGCAGGGTCAGGTATTTTTGGTCTTGATTCAGTAGCAAATGGAATTCAAAGCTTTATAGCATATTTACCAAGTTTGTTGTCGGCACTTGCAATTTTAGTTGGTGGAATTTATTTAGGAACTGTAGTGAAAAATGCAATCAACTCAATGTTTAAGTCTCTTGAAATTTCAGGGGGAAATTTAGTTGGTAATATTGCTTTTTATTTAATAGTTATATTTTTATCAATTACAGCATTTGATCAAGCTGGTGTAGATACTAGTGTAATTAAAAGCAATTTGACCCTTATTATAGGGTCTATACTTCTTGCTTTTACTATTGCATTTGGATTGGGGTCTCGCAATGTAATTGAACGACTGTTATTAGGTTTTTATTCTAGAAAAAATTTAATGATTGGTCAAAGAGTAAAAATAGGTGATGATGAGGGTGTTATTGAGTCTATCGATAATATATGCCTAGTTTTAAATTCAAGTGATGGGAAATTTGTTTTTCCGATAAAAGAAGTGAATGAGAAAGTCATTCAAGTATTAGATGATAATTAA
- a CDS encoding two-component regulator propeller domain-containing protein encodes MNKVITLFTAFIFQLPILSQEIKLKETLNNKVSRQISFNHLTLEQGLSQNSVMSIAQDSIGFMWFATQDGLNKYDGTTFKHYNKLFEDITRSTYSKLGKVYIDRENTLWIISNSGILEKFDMSNEVFQIIPNINDVSTIFQDSNLNTYIGTFNDGLYKINSNSKDTIQLFDKKDFNNSISGIIQDNNNLLVTTLNNIYQLNIGSNEYTTLSTLNTYYSSIAKIKNDSIFVGSYGSGLFLKDKKSNTFQKFHQLGDYSLPKNLNIQSLLTDSNNRLWVATYGNGVYLLNFKTETIKHFLTNKNNPYALHYNDVLSLYEDNAGTIWLGTDGAGLSYYDQYLSKFNVLTNYQTPVNVYVDVIRSIVVDPNTNDIWLGTSGKGLTKINLENQDYKTFTTNNSTLNSNRIVGLNIIDNELWIGHQDVGLEILDTLGNYTTYNKNSKIKLNASTIWSIYKDSKNRNWICTRENGLFLFDKKVGVLDNYKCQINNFKTLPSNNIRAIAETKNGILWIGTDDNGICSLNPETKEIIRYSEISDKIKSLYFDEKNQTLWVGTFGNGLKSFNIHSKKVLSYTTENGLPNNVIYGILPDKNNNLWLSSNRGITKFSLDKIDTPTITNYNNYDGLQAFEFNTGAYFKDTKDILYFGGLEGLNWFNPNQLTTNPTKPQTVITKLEIYSEEQKITQNKEFKHNQNTVTFTFAGLHYSLPERNNYQYQLVNHDVDWINSGNNNIAHYPKLEPNTYTFRVKSSNYDNVWNNIPAEYKFTIMQPWYLSRWAKLFYILCTLFTLFAIYRYFNWRWYMKLQLELEHKETERLKQLDELKTKLYANISHEFRTPLTLISGPVERQLSNPKLSIKDKKELSIIKNNSKRLLNLVNQLLDLSKIESGSTKLSITQGNLGLFIKQLVNSFEYKADEKRIKFSSKIVESKNAWFDKDIIEKLITNLLENAIKYAPENGFVHFESSIQDGQLIISILNNGNTISTNDLPKLFERFYQSNKHSVGVGIGLSLVKELTTLYRGSIMANTMNEDQIQFTLNLPIDKSYFNENEILENKELQHTNINPNKKTPIKHDETPILLIVEDNKDIREYITSIFLNDYSIIQEEDGEKGIQTALKHIPDIIISDVMMPIKDGLELSKTLKNDEKTSHIPIILLTAKVGEENQIEGIKTGADDYITKPFNENLLKLKVQKLIESRKKLQERYSHEFVLKPKDITITTTDEKFLKRIQKVLDNKLIESDFNSEVFSNTLGMSRMQLHRKLKGITGLSTSEFIKTQRLKLATQLLKNKDINVSEVGYSVGFNDHAYFSKCFKQTYSCTPSEYSMR; translated from the coding sequence ATGAATAAAGTAATTACTCTATTTACTGCCTTTATATTTCAACTCCCTATTTTATCTCAAGAGATAAAATTAAAAGAGACGCTCAATAATAAAGTAAGTCGCCAAATTTCATTTAATCACCTCACTTTAGAACAAGGATTATCACAAAATAGTGTCATGAGTATTGCTCAAGACAGTATTGGTTTTATGTGGTTTGCGACTCAGGATGGGTTGAATAAATATGATGGTACAACTTTTAAACATTACAACAAATTATTTGAAGATATCACTAGATCGACCTATAGTAAATTAGGAAAAGTTTATATCGATAGAGAAAATACACTTTGGATTATTTCAAATTCTGGAATTCTTGAAAAATTTGATATGTCAAATGAAGTGTTTCAAATTATACCAAACATAAATGACGTAAGTACCATATTTCAAGATTCTAATTTAAACACCTATATAGGTACATTTAATGATGGTCTATATAAAATTAATTCCAACTCTAAAGACACCATTCAACTATTTGATAAAAAAGACTTTAATAATTCTATCTCAGGAATAATTCAAGATAATAACAACCTACTAGTTACAACTTTAAATAATATTTACCAATTAAACATTGGTTCAAACGAATACACTACCCTATCAACTTTAAACACCTATTATAGTAGCATAGCCAAAATCAAAAACGATTCAATATTTGTAGGATCATATGGTTCTGGGTTGTTTTTAAAAGATAAAAAAAGTAATACTTTCCAAAAATTTCATCAGTTAGGAGATTATTCTTTACCTAAAAATCTAAATATCCAATCTTTATTGACGGATTCTAATAATAGACTTTGGGTTGCAACCTATGGCAATGGTGTTTATCTATTAAATTTTAAAACTGAAACTATAAAGCACTTTTTAACAAATAAAAATAACCCTTATGCTCTCCACTACAATGATGTTTTAAGTCTGTACGAAGATAATGCTGGCACAATTTGGTTAGGCACAGACGGAGCAGGTTTGAGTTATTACGACCAATACCTCTCAAAATTCAATGTTTTGACCAATTACCAAACACCAGTAAATGTATATGTAGATGTTATTCGCTCTATAGTTGTTGACCCAAATACCAATGATATTTGGTTAGGAACATCAGGAAAAGGACTTACTAAAATAAATCTTGAAAATCAAGATTACAAAACTTTTACGACTAATAATTCAACTTTAAATTCAAATAGAATAGTAGGCTTAAATATTATTGATAACGAATTATGGATAGGACATCAAGATGTTGGTCTCGAAATTTTAGACACTCTAGGGAATTATACCACGTATAATAAAAATTCTAAAATTAAATTAAATGCTTCTACCATTTGGAGTATTTATAAAGATTCAAAAAACAGAAATTGGATATGTACTCGAGAAAATGGCTTGTTTTTGTTCGATAAAAAAGTTGGTGTACTAGACAATTACAAATGTCAAATCAACAATTTTAAAACGTTACCTAGTAATAATATTAGAGCAATTGCAGAAACTAAAAATGGAATTCTATGGATTGGGACAGATGATAATGGTATTTGTTCATTAAACCCAGAAACAAAAGAAATTATACGATATTCAGAAATTAGTGATAAAATAAAATCACTTTATTTTGATGAAAAAAACCAAACTCTATGGGTTGGAACTTTTGGAAATGGGTTAAAAAGTTTCAATATCCATTCAAAAAAAGTATTGAGTTATACTACCGAAAATGGATTACCTAATAATGTAATTTATGGTATACTTCCAGATAAAAATAATAATCTATGGCTGAGTTCAAATAGAGGTATTACAAAATTTAGTTTAGACAAAATTGATACTCCTACGATAACAAATTACAATAACTATGATGGATTACAAGCATTTGAATTTAATACTGGCGCCTATTTTAAAGACACAAAAGATATACTTTACTTTGGCGGCTTAGAAGGTCTTAATTGGTTTAATCCAAACCAATTAACAACCAACCCTACAAAACCACAAACCGTAATTACCAAACTAGAAATATATTCTGAAGAACAAAAAATAACTCAGAATAAAGAATTTAAACACAATCAAAACACTGTTACATTCACTTTTGCTGGGCTTCATTATTCACTTCCTGAAAGAAATAACTATCAATATCAATTAGTAAATCACGATGTTGATTGGATAAATTCTGGAAATAACAATATTGCACATTATCCAAAATTAGAACCAAACACATATACTTTTAGAGTAAAATCAAGTAATTATGACAATGTATGGAATAACATACCTGCAGAATACAAATTCACAATTATGCAACCTTGGTACCTCTCTAGATGGGCTAAACTATTCTATATCTTATGTACCTTATTTACACTATTTGCCATTTATAGATATTTTAATTGGCGTTGGTATATGAAATTACAACTAGAATTAGAGCATAAAGAAACCGAACGACTTAAACAACTTGATGAATTAAAAACAAAACTGTATGCAAATATCAGTCATGAATTTCGCACACCATTAACTCTCATTTCTGGTCCTGTAGAAAGACAATTATCAAACCCAAAATTGTCAATAAAAGATAAAAAAGAACTCTCTATTATTAAAAACAATTCTAAACGATTATTAAATCTTGTAAATCAACTTTTGGATCTATCAAAAATTGAATCTGGAAGCACTAAACTTTCAATAACTCAAGGAAACCTCGGTTTATTTATAAAACAATTAGTAAATTCTTTTGAATATAAAGCAGATGAGAAACGTATCAAATTTTCATCTAAGATTGTTGAGTCTAAAAATGCATGGTTTGACAAGGATATTATTGAAAAATTAATAACTAATTTACTTGAAAATGCAATTAAGTATGCACCAGAAAATGGTTTTGTTCATTTTGAATCAAGTATACAAGATGGTCAACTTATCATTTCTATTTTAAACAATGGAAATACGATATCTACTAATGATCTTCCAAAACTTTTTGAAAGATTTTATCAATCAAATAAACATTCAGTAGGTGTTGGTATTGGTCTATCATTAGTAAAAGAACTAACAACCTTATATCGTGGTTCAATTATGGCCAATACTATGAATGAAGACCAAATTCAATTCACATTAAATCTCCCAATCGACAAATCTTATTTTAATGAAAATGAAATTTTAGAAAACAAAGAATTACAACATACCAACATTAATCCAAACAAAAAAACGCCTATAAAGCATGATGAAACACCTATTTTACTTATAGTTGAAGATAATAAAGATATAAGAGAATATATAACTTCTATATTTTTAAATGACTATTCAATTATTCAAGAAGAAGATGGTGAAAAAGGAATTCAAACAGCACTTAAACACATTCCAGATATTATTATAAGTGATGTAATGATGCCCATTAAAGATGGTTTAGAATTATCTAAAACTCTTAAAAATGATGAAAAAACGAGTCATATTCCAATTATACTCTTGACTGCCAAAGTAGGAGAAGAAAACCAAATTGAAGGTATAAAAACTGGAGCCGATGATTATATAACCAAACCGTTCAATGAAAATTTATTAAAACTAAAAGTCCAAAAACTTATAGAATCACGAAAAAAACTTCAAGAAAGATATAGCCATGAATTCGTTTTAAAACCCAAAGATATTACCATCACTACTACTGATGAAAAATTTTTAAAACGAATTCAAAAAGTACTTGACAATAAATTAATTGAATCTGATTTTAACAGCGAAGTATTTAGTAACACATTAGGTATGAGCAGAATGCAATTGCATAGAAAATTAAAAGGTATAACTGGGCTTTCTACATCTGAGTTTATTAAAACGCAAAGATTAAAATTAGCTACACAACTTCTTAAAAACAAAGATATCAATGTATCAGAAGTTGGCTACAGCGTTGGATTTAACGACCATGCATATTTTAGCAAATGCTTTAAACAAACTTATAGTTGTACTCCATCCGAATATTCAATGAGGTAA
- a CDS encoding RNA polymerase sigma factor: MQSTKSTNQLSDEVLVERIVKTNDTHLFSQLYDRYAKVVYNKCLGFSKSKEEAQDLTHDIFIQLFIKLRTFKGNSKFSTWLYSFTYNFCVNYVQRDKHKKNEKRIVDESNISDEIDDGISDEFLFQLKAEKLKRAMDIIDPSDKMILMLKYQDDMSIKELQEALQIGASAVKMRLKRAKEKVVNIYENLE, from the coding sequence TTGCAATCAACCAAATCAACAAATCAATTAAGTGATGAAGTCTTAGTTGAAAGAATTGTAAAAACAAATGATACTCATTTGTTTTCACAGTTATATGATAGGTATGCAAAGGTGGTTTACAATAAGTGTCTTGGTTTTAGTAAGTCAAAAGAAGAAGCTCAAGACTTGACACATGACATTTTCATTCAGTTGTTTATTAAGTTACGTACCTTTAAAGGTAATTCTAAATTTTCAACTTGGCTTTATTCTTTTACCTATAATTTCTGTGTAAATTATGTTCAAAGAGATAAACATAAAAAGAATGAAAAAAGAATAGTTGACGAATCAAATATTTCTGATGAAATTGATGATGGAATAAGTGATGAGTTTTTATTTCAGTTAAAAGCTGAAAAATTAAAAAGAGCGATGGATATTATAGATCCAAGCGATAAAATGATCTTGATGTTAAAGTATCAAGATGATATGTCTATTAAAGAATTGCAAGAAGCATTACAAATAGGCGCAAGTGCAGTAAAAATGCGCTTAAAAAGAGCAAAAGAAAAGGTAGTTAATATATACGAAAATCTTGAATAA
- the rpe gene encoding ribulose-phosphate 3-epimerase: protein MSKLIAPSVLAADFANLQRDIEMINNSDADWIHIDVMDGVFVPNISFGIPVIKAIQKHAKKTMDVHLMIVNPDQYISTFKNIGANNLTVHFEACTHLHRTIQAIQKEGMKAGVALNPHTPISVLEDVIMDIDLICLMSVNPGFGGQNFIENTYKKIIQLKHMIEQSGSSALIEIDGGVTDQNAHKLISAGADILVAGSFVFKSQNPSETIQNLRLLANS from the coding sequence ATGTCAAAATTAATTGCCCCTTCAGTACTTGCAGCCGATTTCGCAAATTTACAACGTGATATTGAAATGATTAATAATTCTGATGCAGACTGGATTCATATTGATGTTATGGATGGTGTTTTTGTTCCAAATATTTCTTTTGGAATACCAGTTATAAAAGCAATTCAAAAGCATGCAAAAAAAACAATGGATGTTCATTTAATGATTGTTAATCCAGACCAATATATATCTACTTTTAAAAATATTGGAGCTAACAACTTAACCGTACATTTTGAAGCATGTACTCACTTGCATAGAACAATTCAAGCAATACAAAAAGAAGGAATGAAGGCTGGAGTTGCATTAAATCCACACACACCTATTAGCGTTCTTGAAGATGTAATTATGGATATTGATTTGATATGCTTGATGAGTGTCAATCCTGGTTTTGGTGGACAAAACTTTATTGAAAATACTTACAAAAAAATCATCCAATTAAAACATATGATTGAACAATCTGGCTCATCTGCATTGATTGAAATTGATGGTGGAGTTACTGATCAAAATGCTCATAAACTAATAAGCGCAGGAGCAGATATACTAGTTGCAGGAAGTTTTGTTTTTAAATCACAAAATCCTTCTGAAACTATTCAAAACTTAAGATTATTAGCCAATAGCTAG
- the rpsO gene encoding 30S ribosomal protein S15: MYLTKEVKAEIFAKHGETATNTGSAEGQIALFTHRINHLTGHLKNNRKDYNTERSLVKLVGKRRSLLDYLMKKDILRYRAIVKELGLRK; encoded by the coding sequence ATGTATTTAACTAAAGAAGTAAAAGCAGAAATTTTCGCAAAACACGGAGAAACTGCAACAAACACAGGTTCTGCAGAAGGACAAATCGCATTATTCACACACCGAATTAATCATTTAACTGGACACTTAAAAAACAATCGTAAAGATTATAATACTGAGCGTTCTTTGGTGAAATTAGTAGGTAAAAGAAGAAGTTTATTAGATTATCTAATGAAAAAAGACATCTTAAGATACCGTGCAATAGTGAAAGAATTAGGATTAAGAAAATAA
- a CDS encoding sigma-70 family RNA polymerase sigma factor gives MRQLKITKQVTNRETASLDKYLQEIGKVDLITADQEVELAQRIKAGDQVALEKLTKANLRFVVSVAKQYQNQGLTLPDLINEGNLGLIKAAKRFDETRGFKFISYAVWWIRQSILQALAEQSRIVRLPLNKIGSINKINKMYAFLEQENERPPSAEEIAKKLDMTISDVKESMKNSGRHVSMDAPLIEGEDSNLYDVLNTGDSPNPDRVLMHDSLKIEIIRALETLTPREADVVQLYFGLGDAHPMTLEEIGETFDLTRERVRQIKEKAIRRLKHTSRSKILKTYLG, from the coding sequence ATGAGACAACTTAAAATTACAAAGCAGGTTACCAACAGGGAAACTGCGTCATTAGACAAATATTTACAAGAAATAGGAAAAGTAGATTTAATTACTGCCGACCAAGAAGTTGAATTAGCACAAAGAATTAAAGCCGGAGATCAAGTAGCACTTGAGAAATTAACCAAAGCGAATTTACGTTTTGTGGTTTCTGTTGCTAAACAATATCAAAATCAAGGTTTAACTTTACCTGATTTAATTAATGAAGGGAATTTAGGATTGATTAAAGCTGCTAAACGTTTTGATGAAACTCGTGGATTTAAATTTATCTCTTATGCTGTATGGTGGATTCGTCAATCGATTCTACAAGCCTTAGCTGAACAATCTAGAATTGTACGTTTACCTTTAAACAAAATTGGTTCTATCAATAAGATTAACAAAATGTACGCATTCTTAGAGCAAGAGAACGAACGTCCTCCATCTGCTGAAGAAATTGCAAAGAAATTAGATATGACCATTAGTGATGTAAAAGAATCTATGAAGAATTCTGGTCGTCACGTATCAATGGATGCACCACTTATTGAAGGTGAAGATTCAAACCTATACGATGTATTAAATACTGGTGATTCTCCAAACCCAGATAGAGTTTTAATGCATGATTCTTTGAAAATTGAAATCATTCGTGCTCTTGAAACTTTAACTCCTCGTGAGGCTGATGTTGTTCAATTATATTTTGGACTTGGTGATGCACACCCAATGACTCTTGAAGAAATTGGTGAAACTTTTGATTTAACACGTGAGCGTGTTCGTCAAATTAAAGAAAAAGCAATTAGAAGATTAAAACATACTTCAAGAAGTAAAATTTTAAAAACCTATTTAGGTTAA